One genomic window of Corallococcus caeni includes the following:
- a CDS encoding GlsB/YeaQ/YmgE family stress response membrane protein: protein MALEAILLWAVIGLIAGWLASAVVGGGYGLIGDIVVGVVGAFLGGFILRALGTGAPFGGLAGTIFVAFIGAVVLLLILRLIHSSTVRRV from the coding sequence ATGGCGCTGGAGGCAATCCTGTTGTGGGCGGTGATCGGCCTCATCGCTGGGTGGCTCGCGTCCGCGGTGGTTGGCGGTGGCTACGGCCTGATTGGAGACATCGTCGTGGGTGTGGTGGGCGCGTTCCTGGGAGGTTTCATCCTTCGGGCGCTCGGCACGGGGGCTCCGTTCGGGGGGCTCGCGGGCACCATCTTCGTGGCGTTCATCGGAGCGGTGGTCTTGCTGTTGATCCTCCGGCTCATCCATTCGAGCACGGTCCGAAGGGTCTGA
- a CDS encoding cupin-like domain-containing protein has protein sequence MKRIFESVGSPLQFDRESFRCRHTLLGHPSLELENLAGVVQRLPSDNVFFSSGLLPKDADFDRAHVDYRTGLSLKDTVENMMTSNSYIMLRAPEQDPSFHELYRELLSEVEDLMRAQGVGTHAVDPMLYLFIASPNSVTPFHLDRYSTLLMQFRGTKEVHVSKAWDEQVVPARDLEAFVARSGSKVSYQETFEQTATRYAFGPGDALHIPFVAPHYVKNGADDVSVSLSIIFNTRETARHLRALRANHALRKRLGPLGYQPVPVNRFVPLDHVKSGMERVVRRARGLLPA, from the coding sequence GTGAAGCGCATCTTCGAGTCCGTCGGGTCGCCGCTGCAGTTCGACCGTGAGTCCTTCCGGTGCCGTCACACGCTGTTGGGGCACCCCTCGCTGGAGCTGGAGAACCTGGCGGGCGTGGTGCAGCGGCTGCCTTCCGACAACGTGTTCTTCAGCTCGGGCCTGCTGCCCAAGGACGCGGACTTCGACCGCGCGCACGTGGACTACCGCACCGGCCTGTCGCTGAAGGACACCGTGGAGAACATGATGACGAGCAACTCGTACATCATGCTCCGCGCGCCGGAGCAGGACCCCAGCTTCCACGAGCTGTACCGCGAGCTCCTGTCGGAGGTGGAGGACCTGATGCGCGCGCAGGGCGTGGGGACGCACGCCGTGGATCCGATGCTCTACCTCTTCATCGCGTCCCCCAACAGCGTCACGCCCTTCCACCTGGACCGCTACTCCACGCTGCTGATGCAGTTCCGGGGCACCAAGGAGGTGCACGTCTCCAAGGCGTGGGACGAACAGGTGGTCCCCGCGCGGGACCTGGAGGCCTTCGTCGCGCGCTCCGGTTCCAAGGTGAGCTACCAGGAGACCTTCGAGCAGACGGCGACGCGCTACGCGTTCGGTCCCGGCGACGCGCTGCACATCCCCTTCGTGGCGCCGCACTACGTGAAGAACGGCGCGGACGACGTCTCCGTGTCGCTGTCCATCATCTTCAACACCCGCGAGACGGCCCGGCACCTGCGCGCGCTGCGCGCCAACCATGCGCTGCGCAAGCGCTTGGGGCCGCTGGGCTACCAGCCCGTGCCGGTGAACCGCTTCGTGCCGCTGGACCACGTGAAGAGCGGCATGGAGCGCGTGGTGCGCCGGGCGCGGGGCCTGCTGCCCGCCTGA
- a CDS encoding group I truncated hemoglobin, giving the protein MSSVYERIGGEPAMAAAVEVFYRKVLGDERINHFFEDVDMERQAAKQKAFLTMVCGGPSNYSGKDMRAGHKHLVERGLNATHFDAVVGHLKETLEELGVPAELVGQVMSVAEGARADVLNR; this is encoded by the coding sequence ATGTCGAGCGTGTACGAGCGGATTGGCGGAGAGCCTGCGATGGCGGCGGCGGTGGAGGTCTTCTACCGGAAGGTGCTGGGCGACGAGCGCATCAACCACTTCTTCGAGGACGTGGACATGGAGCGCCAGGCCGCGAAGCAGAAGGCGTTCCTGACGATGGTGTGCGGGGGGCCGTCGAACTACTCGGGCAAGGACATGCGCGCGGGGCACAAGCACCTGGTGGAGCGCGGGCTGAACGCGACGCACTTCGACGCGGTGGTGGGGCACCTGAAGGAGACGCTGGAGGAGCTGGGCGTGCCCGCGGAGCTGGTGGGGCAGGTGATGTCGGTCGCCGAAGGGGCGCGCGCGGACGTGTTGAACCGCTGA
- a CDS encoding 2Fe-2S iron-sulfur cluster-binding protein translates to MAKVRHESAWYPLEPGETVLDGLLRQGVHVPHACRAGACQSCLMRATSGAVPEAAQVGLKDTLRARGYFLACACRPQEGTALEVAGASELRVPARVVDLESLSGDVLAVRLELEAPLDYRAGQYVTVVRADGLARSYSLASLPREDRLELHVRLVPGGAMSGWFARDVRPGERVHVQGPVGDCFYVPGQPEAPLLLAGTGTGLAPLYGIVRDALEAGHTGPIHLFHGALEPRGLYLVDALRALAGRHPNLHYWPLVLAGGGGDVEEGPLEARILASLPKRPVGWRAFLCGNPEAVLSLRKKLFLTGFSLKDIHADAFLPSPPRTEPVAGAA, encoded by the coding sequence ATGGCGAAGGTACGGCATGAGTCCGCGTGGTACCCGCTGGAGCCCGGAGAGACGGTGCTGGACGGCCTGCTGCGCCAGGGCGTGCACGTGCCGCATGCGTGCCGGGCGGGGGCCTGCCAGTCCTGCCTGATGCGGGCGACCTCGGGCGCGGTGCCCGAGGCGGCGCAGGTGGGGCTCAAGGACACGCTGCGGGCGCGCGGCTACTTCCTCGCGTGCGCCTGCCGGCCCCAGGAGGGCACGGCGCTGGAGGTCGCGGGGGCCTCGGAGCTGCGCGTCCCCGCGCGCGTCGTGGACCTGGAGTCGCTCAGCGGGGATGTGCTCGCGGTGCGGCTGGAGCTGGAGGCGCCGCTCGACTATCGCGCCGGGCAGTACGTCACGGTGGTGCGCGCGGACGGGCTCGCTCGCAGCTACTCGCTGGCGAGCCTGCCTCGCGAGGACCGGCTGGAGCTGCACGTGCGGCTCGTGCCCGGGGGCGCCATGAGCGGCTGGTTCGCGCGGGACGTGCGGCCCGGGGAGCGCGTGCACGTGCAGGGCCCGGTGGGGGACTGCTTCTACGTGCCCGGGCAGCCGGAGGCGCCGCTCTTGCTCGCGGGGACGGGCACGGGGCTCGCGCCGCTGTATGGGATTGTGCGGGACGCGCTGGAGGCGGGGCACACCGGGCCCATCCACCTGTTCCATGGGGCCCTGGAGCCGCGCGGGCTGTACCTCGTGGACGCGCTCCGGGCGCTGGCGGGGCGCCATCCGAACCTCCACTACTGGCCCCTCGTGCTGGCCGGAGGCGGTGGGGACGTGGAGGAGGGGCCCCTGGAGGCGCGCATCCTGGCCAGCCTTCCGAAGCGCCCGGTGGGCTGGCGGGCGTTCCTCTGCGGCAACCCCGAAGCGGTGCTATCCCTGCGCAAGAAGCTCTTTCTCACGGGGTTCTCGCTGAAGGACATCCACGCGGATGCCTTCCTGCCGAGCCCCCCGCGAACGGAGCCCGTCGCCGGAGCCGCCTGA
- a CDS encoding RrF2 family transcriptional regulator, whose product MHLTLHADYSLRVLMYLAARPGRPSSTQEIADAYGISKHHLVRVVQTLAQQGDVEVKPGRAGGVLLARAPGDIRLGRVVRAAEPDFHLVECFDRERNTCPIAPACGLKGVLAEARDAFLATLDRYSLEDLLRRSKPGLSDLLLTPAAPRG is encoded by the coding sequence TTGCACCTGACCCTTCACGCCGACTACTCGCTGCGCGTCCTCATGTACCTGGCGGCGCGACCGGGCCGGCCGTCGTCCACGCAGGAGATAGCGGACGCCTACGGCATCTCCAAGCACCACCTGGTGCGCGTGGTGCAGACGCTGGCACAGCAGGGCGACGTGGAGGTGAAGCCAGGGCGCGCGGGAGGCGTACTGCTGGCAAGGGCGCCGGGAGACATCCGGCTGGGCCGGGTGGTGCGCGCGGCCGAGCCGGACTTCCACCTGGTGGAGTGCTTCGACCGGGAGCGCAACACCTGTCCCATCGCGCCGGCCTGCGGCCTCAAGGGCGTGCTGGCGGAGGCGCGCGACGCGTTCCTCGCCACGTTGGACAGATACTCGCTGGAGGACCTGCTGCGGCGCTCGAAGCCCGGCCTGTCGGACCTGCTGCTGACGCCCGCCGCGCCGCGGGGATAG
- a CDS encoding carbohydrate binding domain-containing protein, producing the protein MKRQPQLALLAVFAVILLHAQPARAQIAAAHVYHNHMPNFWAYYDLTQYNATPVGGPIRYAYDGQVIQIKQSPPANYTYFLPSGAPMPHDDLVTYYSHHAKVGAYQFWPPDVAADMKANASTGQVHVTMSGAVVNNVNDLVTRKNVSGYDNASWGATWRDRYTTLRTPAGNRSLDLIHFTGHHSMGPLVGPDYFLKDLIYQSATLSQSYFLGSGFTSSKGFFPTELGFSERLIPTLAKLGVKWSVIGDNHFSRTLKDYPFLNDPGSDTLVSPPNRADLQNTSTVGAWVSEPMAHEQQVIRNKYPFASTPHWVRYVDPATGAESRVVGIPVNQNGSWLEGWEGQATVDVVGLRTFEGLTPQKQFFVLAHDGDNSGGRAGSLDTWLNGRAVTCTGGVQCLGIDEYLVNNTPVSTDLVHVQDGSWVDTRDSSSDPQWHHWRLPFGIWQGQFPAFNSATGLNLAPKTNLSGAQEGMTVSLEHGWHYLERNFALLQAALNYAKTSEQLWLDAHPNHWKPTTALDSQITHSGNQLNPWMLSFPVKGDAGNDWAGGANPAELAWYFLLPAMDSGFGYYDENVDDNVKPTLSFNQSLYFSRPYVQDRLAQDRTGPSIWWPQRWPYNPGSANKDKSEGWTLHHFDNTFALYTYAFDVSGITSIKARVRVHTAKSIDPLDNTPRVYDPAALKAAGVPNIDPARVGAWVDHPLQRRELRPVMNGVSWQPAYLPVMQKVAAQEIGDLYYVYLSAYRDQVLDYYIEATDARGNVTRSEIQSVYVGAGRYRLEGGKYIEDVSGTVTGTYPFLRVDTAAPSVPTGLAATRTDRSVTLTWTASTDNVGVTGYQVFRDGTQAGTSTATSYTDSGLTAGTAYSYTVKARDAAGNTSAASSALSVTTLPPDTTAPSAPTGLGASGVTSSSVVLSWTAATDNYGVSDYLVFRNGTQVAAPTATTYTDTGLSSSTAYSYTVKARDAAGNTSVASAALSVTTGLGYTTTVYYKKGFTTPYLHFRPAGGTWTTAPGVPMPDAEVAGYAKYTVNLGSVQQLEAVFNNGSGTWDNNNGNNYLFPTGTSTFNAGVITAGAPVSDTTAPSVPTGLASPSKSATTVSLSWTASTDNVGVTGYLVFRNGTQVGTPTATTYTDSGLSSNTAYSYTVKARDAAGNTSAASTALSVTTSTGNSATVYYKKGYATPYLHYRPAGGTWTTAPGVAMATAEVAGYAKSTVDLGSATQLEAVFNNGSGTWDNNGGLNYFFPAGTSTFNAGSITSGAPSQDTTAPSVPSGLAAPSKTATTVSLTWTASTDASGIAGYDVYRNGSLVGSPTTASYTDTGLTVGTAYSYTVRARDTAGNASAQSSAFSVTTSTSGATVTFNVTASTVMGQNVYVVGSVAALGSWSPASAILLSADNYPTWGAAVGLPGSTAIEYKFIKKDAANNVTWESGANRTLTTPATGTSTVNDTWR; encoded by the coding sequence ACGCGAAGGTGGGCGCGTATCAGTTCTGGCCGCCGGACGTCGCCGCGGACATGAAGGCCAATGCCTCCACGGGACAGGTCCACGTCACCATGTCCGGCGCGGTGGTGAACAACGTCAACGACCTGGTCACGCGCAAGAACGTCTCCGGCTACGACAACGCCAGCTGGGGCGCGACCTGGAGAGACCGCTACACCACCCTGCGCACGCCCGCGGGCAACCGCTCGCTGGACCTCATCCACTTCACGGGCCACCACTCCATGGGCCCGCTGGTGGGGCCGGACTACTTCCTCAAGGACCTCATCTACCAGAGCGCCACGCTGTCCCAGTCGTACTTCCTGGGCAGCGGCTTCACGTCCTCCAAGGGCTTCTTCCCCACGGAGCTGGGCTTCTCCGAGCGGCTCATCCCCACGCTGGCGAAGCTGGGCGTGAAGTGGTCCGTCATCGGCGACAACCACTTCTCCCGCACGCTGAAGGACTACCCGTTCCTCAACGACCCGGGCTCGGACACGCTGGTGTCGCCGCCCAACCGCGCGGACCTCCAGAACACCAGCACCGTGGGCGCCTGGGTGAGCGAGCCCATGGCGCACGAGCAGCAGGTCATCCGCAACAAGTACCCCTTCGCCTCCACGCCGCACTGGGTGCGCTACGTGGACCCGGCCACGGGCGCCGAGTCGCGCGTCGTGGGCATCCCCGTCAACCAGAACGGCTCCTGGCTGGAGGGCTGGGAGGGCCAGGCCACGGTGGACGTGGTGGGCCTGCGCACCTTCGAGGGGCTGACACCCCAGAAGCAGTTCTTCGTGCTCGCGCATGACGGCGACAACTCGGGCGGGCGCGCGGGTTCGCTCGACACGTGGCTCAACGGCCGCGCCGTCACCTGCACCGGCGGCGTGCAGTGCCTGGGCATCGACGAGTACCTGGTCAACAACACGCCCGTCTCCACGGACCTGGTGCACGTGCAGGACGGCTCCTGGGTGGACACGCGCGACTCCTCGTCCGACCCGCAGTGGCACCACTGGCGGCTGCCCTTCGGCATCTGGCAGGGGCAGTTCCCCGCGTTCAACTCCGCCACCGGCCTCAACCTGGCGCCCAAGACGAACCTGAGCGGCGCGCAGGAGGGGATGACGGTGTCGCTGGAGCACGGCTGGCACTACCTGGAGCGCAACTTCGCGCTGCTCCAGGCCGCGCTCAACTACGCGAAGACGTCCGAACAGCTGTGGCTGGACGCGCACCCCAACCACTGGAAGCCCACCACGGCGCTGGACTCTCAAATCACCCACTCGGGCAACCAGCTCAACCCGTGGATGCTGTCCTTCCCGGTGAAGGGCGACGCCGGGAATGACTGGGCGGGCGGCGCGAACCCCGCGGAGCTGGCCTGGTACTTCCTGCTCCCGGCCATGGACTCCGGCTTCGGCTACTACGACGAGAACGTGGACGACAACGTGAAGCCCACGCTGTCCTTCAACCAGTCGCTCTACTTCTCCAGGCCGTACGTGCAGGACCGGCTGGCGCAGGACCGCACGGGCCCGTCCATCTGGTGGCCGCAGCGCTGGCCGTACAACCCGGGCAGCGCCAACAAGGACAAGTCCGAAGGCTGGACGCTGCACCACTTCGACAACACTTTCGCGCTGTATACCTACGCCTTCGACGTCAGCGGCATCACCAGCATCAAGGCGCGCGTGCGCGTGCACACCGCGAAGAGCATCGACCCGCTGGACAACACGCCTCGCGTGTATGACCCGGCGGCGCTGAAGGCGGCGGGCGTGCCCAACATCGACCCGGCGCGCGTGGGCGCCTGGGTGGACCATCCGCTCCAGCGGCGTGAATTGCGGCCGGTGATGAACGGCGTGTCCTGGCAGCCGGCGTACCTGCCGGTGATGCAGAAGGTGGCCGCGCAGGAGATTGGCGACCTCTACTACGTCTACCTGAGCGCCTACCGCGACCAGGTGCTCGACTACTACATCGAGGCCACCGACGCGCGCGGCAACGTCACCCGGAGCGAGATCCAGTCCGTCTACGTGGGCGCGGGCAGGTACCGGCTGGAGGGCGGCAAATACATTGAAGACGTCAGCGGCACGGTGACGGGCACCTACCCGTTCCTCCGCGTGGACACCGCCGCGCCGTCCGTCCCCACGGGGCTCGCGGCGACGCGCACGGACCGCTCCGTGACGCTCACCTGGACGGCCTCCACGGACAACGTGGGCGTGACGGGCTATCAGGTGTTCCGCGATGGCACACAGGCCGGCACGTCCACGGCGACGAGCTACACCGACAGCGGGCTCACGGCGGGCACCGCCTACAGCTATACGGTGAAGGCCCGGGACGCGGCGGGCAACACGTCCGCGGCGAGCAGCGCGCTCTCCGTCACCACCCTGCCCCCGGACACCACGGCGCCGTCCGCGCCCACGGGGCTGGGTGCCTCGGGCGTCACCAGCTCGTCGGTGGTGCTCAGCTGGACGGCCGCCACGGACAACTATGGCGTGAGTGATTACCTCGTGTTCCGCAATGGCACACAGGTGGCGGCGCCCACGGCGACGACGTACACGGACACGGGGCTGTCCTCGAGCACGGCGTACAGCTACACCGTGAAGGCTCGCGACGCGGCGGGGAACACCTCCGTCGCCAGCGCGGCGCTCTCCGTCACCACCGGCCTGGGGTACACGACGACGGTCTATTACAAGAAGGGCTTCACCACGCCGTACCTCCACTTCCGCCCGGCGGGCGGCACCTGGACCACCGCCCCCGGCGTGCCCATGCCGGACGCGGAGGTGGCGGGCTACGCGAAGTACACGGTGAACCTGGGCTCCGTGCAGCAGCTGGAGGCCGTCTTCAACAACGGCAGCGGGACGTGGGACAACAACAACGGCAACAACTACCTGTTCCCCACGGGCACCTCCACCTTCAACGCGGGGGTCATCACGGCGGGCGCGCCGGTGAGCGACACCACCGCGCCCTCGGTTCCCACGGGCCTGGCGTCTCCGTCGAAGTCCGCGACGACGGTGTCGCTGAGCTGGACCGCGTCCACGGACAACGTGGGCGTCACGGGCTACCTCGTGTTCCGCAACGGCACGCAGGTCGGCACGCCCACGGCGACGACGTACACGGACAGCGGGCTGTCGTCGAACACGGCCTACAGCTACACGGTGAAGGCGCGCGACGCGGCGGGCAACACCTCCGCGGCGAGCACGGCGCTCTCCGTCACGACGAGCACGGGCAACTCCGCGACCGTCTATTACAAGAAGGGCTACGCCACGCCCTACCTTCACTACCGCCCGGCGGGCGGCACGTGGACGACGGCGCCGGGCGTGGCCATGGCGACGGCGGAGGTGGCGGGCTACGCGAAGTCCACGGTGGACCTGGGCTCGGCCACGCAGCTGGAGGCCGTCTTCAACAACGGCAGCGGCACGTGGGACAACAATGGCGGGCTCAACTACTTCTTCCCCGCCGGCACCTCCACGTTCAACGCGGGGAGCATCACCTCAGGTGCGCCGTCACAGGACACCACGGCGCCCTCGGTGCCTTCGGGTCTGGCGGCACCGTCGAAGACGGCGACCACCGTGTCGCTGACGTGGACGGCGTCCACCGACGCCAGCGGCATCGCGGGCTATGACGTGTATCGCAATGGTTCGCTGGTGGGCTCGCCCACGACGGCCAGCTACACGGACACGGGGCTGACGGTGGGCACGGCGTACAGCTACACCGTGCGGGCTCGGGATACGGCGGGCAACGCGTCCGCGCAGTCCTCCGCGTTCTCCGTCACCACGTCCACCAGCGGGGCCACGGTGACGTTCAACGTCACGGCGAGCACCGTGATGGGACAGAACGTGTACGTGGTGGGCAGCGTCGCCGCGCTGGGGAGCTGGAGCCCCGCGAGCGCCATCCTGCTGTCGGCGGACAACTACCCCACGTGGGGCGCGGCCGTCGGGCTGCCAGGCTCCACGGCCATTGAGTACAAGTTCATCAAGAAGGACGCCGCCAACAACGTCACCTGGGAGAGCGGCGCCAACCGCACCCTGACGACGCCGGCCACGGGCACCTCGACCGTGAACGACACCTGGCGCTGA